The Saprospiraceae bacterium region TGCCATCGTTGTCTTTGTCCATTACAACGCACAAAAAATTAGAAATAAACATACCCGATTTGTCCCATTGAACGATTATGTACCGGTGCTCAAAGATGTGATTGCAGATGAATCGATTTCTAAAGAATCCAGCCACCTGGTTTACCTCAGTATGTCTGAGAGCAAAAATCTGATCGATTCGAATATCATGTACTCCATCTTGCGGAAGAAACCCAAACGCGCTGATGTGTATTGGTTTGTGCACGTGGCCATTGTGGATGATCCTTATTCAAAAAGTTTTCATGTAGACACGATTGTGCCAGGCCAGATTTTCTTCGTCCATTTAAAATTCGGATTTAAGGTTCAACACCGGGTCAACTCCATGTTCCATGAAATCGTCGAACAAATGGTAGCGAGTGGTGAAGTAAGTATTAAAAGCACCTATCCTTCAATCCGCAAACATAATATTGACTCTGATTTTAAATTTATCCTATTGCACACACGGGTTTCCGCAGACACAGAACTCACGGGCTTCGAACAATGGGTCGTCCGCACTTATCGCATGCTCAAGAAATTCAGCCTACCCGCCGTTGAGGATTTCGGATTGGAAATGTCAAATGTTGAAGAGGAATTGGTGCCGATTCTGGTTGGACCTAAGGCGGAGATCCATTTGCATAGGGAAATGTAAGGGGAAGTGGGCAGTGGGAAGTTGGCAGTGGGAAGTTGGCAGTTGGCAGTTGGCAGTCTCAAGTTGGTAGATGTTAGTTGCTAGTTGCTAGTTGCTAGTTGTTAGTTGCTAGTTGTTAGTTGCTAGTTGTTAGTTGCTAGTTGTTAGTTGTTAGTTGCTAGTTGTTAGTTGCTAGTTGCTAGTTGCTAGTTGTTAGTTGTTAGTTGTTAGTTGTTAGTTGTTAGTTAATGTAACTAACGTACGTTAGTAATTAAAATAGTGGTCATAAAGTTAAACCTTTTCACAAATTCGCATGACCCTAAAAGCCTAAATCCCGATAAAATTGCATAATATTTTAGTAAAGAAAAAGTTAGCTTTATTTTATCGGGACTAAAAGCCTAAAAGCCTAAAAGCCTAAATGCCTCCTCCCCTACCAAAATTTTTTATTTGGGAAATAAACCACAACCAACTTTCTAAACGATTCGAGTTGGATCATCTTTTCAAATCCCTTATCCGACCGCATGGCTGTTGTATTGTTGTACCCTTTTTCAAAAGATTGTTTGAAATATTCAATGGCTTTTTCATCCCGATTCTGGAGAGCAGCGTTACTTCCCAGATAAAAATAAATGATCGCTGTTTTTTCTGAGATCTTGTTTAAATACAAATCAGACTTTACAAATTCATTTTCGTTGCGGTAATACTCCCCAAGACTTTGAAGTGCAGCAGGATATTCCGGATGTGTTTTCAATACTTCATGGTAGTGATTTAAAGCAGCTTTGGGATTTCCGAGTTTCAATTCGATCTCGCCCAAATTTATAAGGGCATCCGGGTCCTGTGGAACGAGTTTTAAATAGGCCTGAATGGCTTGCTTTGCCCAGGGAAAATTTTCCGCAAAGTAATAGACCAATGACAAATTGAAAAAAGCATTGGCAAATGTGGTATCGAGTTCGGTTGCTTTGTTCAGATATTTTGCAGCCAATTCGTATTTTTCAGCCAATTGATAGGATAGTCCAAGGTTGTAGTGGGCCAAAGGAAACAAACTGTCAATAGACACCGCATACCGACCACTGATGATGGCACTGTCGTATTTATTTTCGTCGTTGAAGCAGGCACTTAGATTTGCCCATGCCAATGCCCATTCGGGACTTATGGCGAGGGCTTTTTGCAAATACCGGATGGCCTGATCCGATTGGTTTCTGCGCCTTTCAAGCAAACCCAGTTCGTTGTATGCAAAAGCAGCATCGGGATCCAATTCAATACATCGCAACTGCTGCTTTCGGGCGGACTCATAAAGAATATTATTTTTTAATCGTTCGCCTTTTAATCTCAGTTTCAATCCTTCGTAATAATGTTTTTTTGACTGCAGTCCGGAAAACATTTTATGCTCATTGCCCACTAAAGAAGAGGCTTTCTCTAGATATTCAGGATAACGCTCGTATTTTTCATTAAAAGACCAACGCTTTCTGAGTTCGACAGGATCAGACCTCAGATAATCATTGATCGCTTGTTGGGTTTCGTCCACCATAGCAGCAGCTAACTGATATTTCCATTGATTTAGATAAGCAATCGATTCGGGTTCTTTCTCCAGTTTAATGAGGAAGTCCCATGCTGAATTATCCTTTGGGTAAATCATCCGCTTTTCCTGGATTGCCGAAAAAAATTGTTTTAGCAATTTAACGGTATTAGGATTTTTAATATCGTTCGGTATTCCATTGGATTGTGTAAAGACAGTTGTCTGATTTGAGGATGTCGATTCATCCTGAATTTCGTTGTTCCGAATATGGGCCAATGTTGTAGATTTATTGCCAACGGTCATCGGCATTTGTTTCTGAGGTGCGACAGCATTGGAAACTTCGTCTTCCAGATATCTTTCAATTTCGAACAAGCTTATTTTATGGTCTTTATTTTTATCGGCAAGGCCTTGTAATCCCTTCAATAAATAATATGAAAACACACCCCGGCCACCACCCCAGGCAGTTCCTTCCAGAGAAAGTTCATCGGGCTGACAAGATAAAATTTTCATTTCATTCGAAAACTGCTTGGAAAGATTGGTAGCGGTCAGTTGACTCCCGCCAATGGTATTGCCAGCAAGTTTTCCCGATCTGCAAGCATCGGTAATCATCAACACCTTGGCCTTGTTTTGAACAGATAAGGTAGTTATGATTTCCTGAAGATATATTATTCCAAAAGTTCCGCCGCTCATGTAAACTGCAGGCGGAGCATCCCAGCAAAGCAAAAACCCGGGTTGGCTGATCGATTTGGTCTCCAGATCTCCATGGCCTGAAAAATAAAAAATGACGAGATCACCTTCCCTGGCTTCATCGAGCAAGGCATACATAGCCATAATCACCTTTCCTGCAGAAGCATGACTATTTACCAGCAACTGTACATTCTGACTGTCTAGTCCGATTCCATTTGGACTGATCAGGTATTTTGCAAAGGCAACAGCATCTTTATCGGCAAATTTTAAATCGGGAATCGCGGGATTCTGGTAATCAGAAATACCTACGATCAGCGCATGCACTTTGCCCGCCGAATCCGCTTGATTTTCAACCGTACGCACCCCTCTTGACAGAAGTACCTGTGCCTGGTTGAAACCTGGAAACAGACTCAGCAACAGCAGGAGCTGAATGGTTTTAACCGTTTTCATTATTATGATGTACCCCGACTTAACTTTGGTTATCAGATCTTTAACTAACTGAAAACCAGCCAAAGTTATTTTTATTCAATGTAAATATAATTAAAATTAATGGATTCAAATTTGATCTTGTTTTATTTGTTATTTGTTGCATTATGATCAACATAATCCATGGATATGTGTGTTTTTTAATCTCATAAAAACCACATCCTAAAAAATAATTAAGATGAATCCAGAGGCTATTAAAACCCCTATCGAGGGTTTACATTTCTTAGTTTCGAATCTGTATGAAGATGATAATAAACAATAGACTTAAGAAGTAAAAACGGGAATTAGACATACCCCATCATGCAGCGCCAACTATTTCAGATCTATAATGGTTGAATTTTTCGTTCCATCAGTTACTCGCAATCTAAAGGGTTTTCCCCCGGCAACATTGAGTCCGATCAGATCAACGATGACCTGCCCTGTAGATTCTGTGAATTGAATTCGCTTTTCACCACCTGGAAAGATCCTGTTGTCTGGATCCAACAATTGAAATGCAAATCCCTTTCTGTTCACTTCTTTAAAAGCATCCGTATTCACTGCTTTCGCAGCCCCTGATTTAGATGTCTTGAAACCGACAATAATCCCTTTTGCAGGGGATTGAGTATTGGATTTAGATTGCTGGGTGATTTGGTCGTCTCCAGGATTTGCTACTCCCGATGATAACGCAACCAAATCTGTTTTAGCCCATGTGAAAATGGAAATTAAAATTAAAGTAAAGGTTTTCATATGTTATGAATTTAGAATAATTATCAATTGGATACAAACTCAAAAGCAATCCCTGAGTGTTTTGATTGATTCCTGGTTATCATTAGTAATATAAAATTATCAATTTAGATGGAATCTTTTTCCAATTTCCACCAATATAAATTACACGAGCCTCCGGGATTCATTAAATTTCTTCATGGATATAAAAAAAGGAGGCAACGTAAATTACCTCCTTTATTTTTTAAATTTCGGTTACTACCGGAATGCGAAAAATTACTTCAAATCTACATTGGTGACTGCATTGTCAGCACCTGTGATTTTCATTCTGTAGTTTTTACCTCTAGGAGCTGGAGGAAGTCCAACGATATCAACAACAACATTGCCATCAGACTCTGTGTACTTGATGCGCTTTTCTCCACCTACAACAGCTTTACCATTTGAATCCAATAATTGGAAACGCAAACCTTTACGGGTCAAGCCTTTCAAATTATCTGCATTGACTGTTGTCGCAGCACCGGATTTGGAAGTCCTTAAACTGACGGAAACGCCTGAATTCGGAGCAGGTGCATTTTGATTGCCTCCTGGTTGAGTTGCTCCGCCACCCATTGAACCCTGAGCAAAAGACTCAGTCAATCCGAAAAGAACGAAAGAAAAAAGAAAGAAATACAAGGTTTTCATTTTAGAAAAATTTTTAAGTTAAAAAATGGACATTTAATTTTATTAGCATGATCCCTGTCAGTTAAGCAACGGATCAAAAATCATACTAATATCGATAAGTATTTGAACCTGTTAAAATGTTATCAGCAAATATGAAAAAAAAAAACCGCTTTGGGGATTAACAAATACACAGATCCGGATTGGTCAATCTTTAATTGCTGATAAACAACAGTTTATAATAAAATCGCGGATAGAAATTTTCTTCGCTCACTAATTTAAATATCAAGCGTACCGGAAGTAAATCCCTTCAAATTTGGGCCCCGGCGGATTTTGGCGGTTTAAGTTCTAACAGAGATCCCGGACCTACTGCTCTGAAAAATTGATACTTTTGGAGCTAAATAGAATTAGCAATGGGTCATGATTGTTTTGAAGTCAGGGGTGGAAATAGGCTAAAAGGTGATTTGCATCCTCAGGGAGCTAAGAATGAGGCTTTGCAAATCCTTTGTGCCACTTTACTCACAGAAGAGCCGGTTACGATCGAAAATTTGCCTGATATTCTCGACATCCGCCATCTCATCGAACTCATAGCCGGACTTGGGGTCAAAGTCCATAAACACGATTCACATAAATATACATTTGAAGCCAGAGACGTGGACCTCGAGTTTTTTGGAACGGAAGCCTTTCAGTCGAATGCCAGAAAAATACGGGGCTCGGTTATGTTATTGGCACCGCTTTTGGCCAGATATAAAAAAGCTGTACTTCCCAAACCCGGAGGAGATAAAATTGGCCGAAGAAGATTGGACACCCACTTTTTGGGTTTGCAAAAATTAGGTGCTGAATTTAATTACGACGATTCAGCAGGGGCTTATCGCATCAAAGCAGATCGATTGAAAGGGAGCTACATACTCATGGATGAAATATCCGTGACGGGAACCGCCAATGTATTGATGGCTTCAGTTTTGGCCAATGGCATTACCACTATTTACAATGCAGCCTGCGAACCATACATCCAGCAGTTGTGCAAAATGCTCATCTCCATGGGAGCACAAATCGAAGGTGTCGGTTCTAATTTGCTGACGGTCCGGGGCGTAGAAAAACTGGCGGGAACGCAACACCGGATTTTACCCGACATGATTGAAGTGGGGAGTTTTATCAGTCTCGCAGCGATGACGCAATCTGATATCACCATAAAAAATGCAGGTGTCGAACATCTGGGTATCATACCATTTGTATTCGAACGCATGGGTGCAAAAATGCAGATCCAGGGGGATGATATTTACCTTCCAGCCATAGAAGAATATGAAATTCAATCCTTCATGGATGGCTCCATCATGACGATTTATGACTCGCCCTGGCCCGGTTTTACTCCGGATTTGATGAGTGCATTACTGGTCATGGCCATCCAAGCCAAAGGCAGCGTCCTGATCCATCAAAAAATGTTTGAATCCAGGTTGTTTTTCGTCGATAAACTCATCGATATGGGTGCACAAATTATCTTATGCGATCCGCACCGGGCTACGGTCATCGGACTCAACCGAAAATTTTCGTTGAGAGGTATTGAAATGACTTCGCCAGACATTCGTGCCGGCGTGGCCCTTTTGATTGCAGCCTTATCGGCGAACGGAAAAAGTAAAATTCACTCCATCCATCAAATCGATCGGGGCTACGAAAACATAGATCAGAGGCTGAATGCGATAGGAGCACAAATTCAAAGGTTGTGAGGATTGTTAGGTGCTGGTTGTTAGGTGCTGGTTGTTAGGTGCTGGTTGTTAGGTGGTTTTAAAGATATTTACGTTTTCTAACGATCGTTAGTAATTGATTCAATTTAAACATTTACATTAAGATTTATATCCTTATTTCTTCTTTTAAAATTCGGTGATTGAGGTGAATACCTATTCAAATGGAAATTGTTATCCATTTCAGGTTCGCGATTTAGTTCCCGCTGATTTCGCAGATTCAGCAGAAAAGAAATCAGAAAATA contains the following coding sequences:
- the murA gene encoding UDP-N-acetylglucosamine 1-carboxyvinyltransferase, whose translation is MGHDCFEVRGGNRLKGDLHPQGAKNEALQILCATLLTEEPVTIENLPDILDIRHLIELIAGLGVKVHKHDSHKYTFEARDVDLEFFGTEAFQSNARKIRGSVMLLAPLLARYKKAVLPKPGGDKIGRRRLDTHFLGLQKLGAEFNYDDSAGAYRIKADRLKGSYILMDEISVTGTANVLMASVLANGITTIYNAACEPYIQQLCKMLISMGAQIEGVGSNLLTVRGVEKLAGTQHRILPDMIEVGSFISLAAMTQSDITIKNAGVEHLGIIPFVFERMGAKMQIQGDDIYLPAIEEYEIQSFMDGSIMTIYDSPWPGFTPDLMSALLVMAIQAKGSVLIHQKMFESRLFFVDKLIDMGAQIILCDPHRATVIGLNRKFSLRGIEMTSPDIRAGVALLIAALSANGKSKIHSIHQIDRGYENIDQRLNAIGAQIQRL
- a CDS encoding tetratricopeptide repeat protein; this encodes MKTVKTIQLLLLLSLFPGFNQAQVLLSRGVRTVENQADSAGKVHALIVGISDYQNPAIPDLKFADKDAVAFAKYLISPNGIGLDSQNVQLLVNSHASAGKVIMAMYALLDEAREGDLVIFYFSGHGDLETKSISQPGFLLCWDAPPAVYMSGGTFGIIYLQEIITTLSVQNKAKVLMITDACRSGKLAGNTIGGSQLTATNLSKQFSNEMKILSCQPDELSLEGTAWGGGRGVFSYYLLKGLQGLADKNKDHKISLFEIERYLEDEVSNAVAPQKQMPMTVGNKSTTLAHIRNNEIQDESTSSNQTTVFTQSNGIPNDIKNPNTVKLLKQFFSAIQEKRMIYPKDNSAWDFLIKLEKEPESIAYLNQWKYQLAAAMVDETQQAINDYLRSDPVELRKRWSFNEKYERYPEYLEKASSLVGNEHKMFSGLQSKKHYYEGLKLRLKGERLKNNILYESARKQQLRCIELDPDAAFAYNELGLLERRRNQSDQAIRYLQKALAISPEWALAWANLSACFNDENKYDSAIISGRYAVSIDSLFPLAHYNLGLSYQLAEKYELAAKYLNKATELDTTFANAFFNLSLVYYFAENFPWAKQAIQAYLKLVPQDPDALINLGEIELKLGNPKAALNHYHEVLKTHPEYPAALQSLGEYYRNENEFVKSDLYLNKISEKTAIIYFYLGSNAALQNRDEKAIEYFKQSFEKGYNNTTAMRSDKGFEKMIQLESFRKLVVVYFPNKKFW